GTACCAGCTCCTGCCACCCTTGAGATCCTGCAACTCACGGGTCTGTCATTCTATGGTTCAGGGAACAGGGAACTTCTTACACCCACAGGAGCTGCCATCCTGGGTCACTTTGCCCTTCCCCTTGAAAATTTTCCCAGGGGAAAGATCCTGTCTGTAGGTTACGGTGCAGGAGATGCTGATACCGAAGATCCTAATGTGCTGCGTAGCACTCTCATAAATACAGAGGATGACCTCTCCAGAGATTCCATTGAGGTACTGGAAACAAATGTGGACGATGTCACCGGAGAAGTGCTGGGTAACCTGTTCGAGAAATTACTTTCAATGGGAGCCAGGGACGTTGCCATTATCCCTGCTACCATGAAAAAAGGACGTACCGGACATATTATAAAAGTAATTACAAAACCTGAGCATAGTGCTACTCTAGCACGGGAAATCATGAGGGAAACCGGTACTCTGGGGATCCGTGTGATCCCTACCAGACATCGTTATACTGCCGACAGGCGCATGGAAAGCGTAAGTGTCCTTATAAGGGGAAATGCATACGATATGCCCGTGAAGATAGCTGAGGACCATAATGGTGTGATCTTGCATATTTCTGCAGAGTATGAAGATTGCAAGCGAGTTGCCAAAGAAACTGATCTGCCTCTGAAGGACGTTATAAGAAAAGTTGAAGAAGAAGCATGGAATAAACATGGACCTGCTGATCTGTTGTAAATAGTCTACGATTATTTATTAAAATTATTGACTGCCCTTATATAGATGCAAGAGTAATTGAAGAAGACGAGATACAAAGGATACAGAACCTTGCAAAGATGAAAAAAGTCCAGATGTATGCCTTTCATCGCAGGAATTAGGGCTGATAGTTTTCAGTCAGCCTTTGCATACTTAATTTTCTGTTTTTGAATTGCATGCTTTACGAGGAATGTCGGGTTTTGCTTTTACTCTTGTTTTAACAAACAACTGGAATCGATTTCTGCAGTATTGAGTTGCTTCTTTGATTTATAGAAGAAATAGATCACTATGAAGAATGTTGCCATTGGCGACAGATACGAAGGTATATGATATCCGAAACCATCCATGATCATGAACATGCCCAGGAACAATATAGAATACATTGCTCCGTTCTTCAGATACATGTATTTCTGGATCCTATCGATATTGCCTATTGTCAGTTCTCTGACTACAAAAGCTCCGAGTCCGTTTCCAAGAATTATTAATGGCACTGAGAGAGTGAATGCAAATGCTCCGATGACACCATCTATAGAAAAAGTTGCGTCTATGATCTCCAGATAGAATATCTTGCTCATATCTGACATATTTTTTTGGACGAGATCTTTTTCACTTTTTTCCGCATTCTCCTTGAATCCATGAGTAATGAAAAAAGCAGTTGAGCCAATTACTGCACTGAAAGCGATAAGATAGTTTATTTTCAGACTATACCACACAATAACGGATAGTATTATTGACACGATAGCAAAGAACCAGACACCTTTTTTCATAAAATAAGGTTCTCCACATATCCCAAAATTCTTCTTTTCCAGGAACAGCCAGTGCAAGAACAGGAACAGCAGGAATACTCCGCCACCCATCAACAAAGCAGGAGCTGCGGTTTCAATTGCTTCTATTACTTTAGGATCATTGCTGAATGTCGCAGTAAGGGCACCAATTGGTCCTAGGGAAGGTGTACTTACCCATACGATAACCCATGGTAAAAGTCCGCGGATCACAAAAACCGCAAAGAATAGTCCCCATATCAAAAACCATCTGCGTGCTTTCTCCCCCATGGTAGACAGCACCTGAGCATTGATGATGGCATTATCGATACTGCTGATAGTTTCAAATAAGCATAAACCACCGACTATCATGATCATTGATAGGAGATCCATAGCACGCCTCTATTTTGGACATAAAATAAAATTCGGGATATACAATAAACGTTTCTGCACTTATACTATAGTTCTAGTATTTATACTGAATGGGGTGTATAGAAGAAACAGTTTAAAATATAGGAAAAGCAAAACTGAAAAAACGTGATGTAGGGACAGATAAATAAAAAACAGATTTTGTAAAATTCCTCTCTCTCATATAAGGTAGGCAAATCCACGCGAGGATTACTTTAATGATTTGCGATCATTTAATCAAAATGTTCATATACTTGTTGTAGGATATGCCATGCAGTCATTTTATTAGGCACAGGTACAAAAAAAATTTCTCAACACACTTCTATTCTAATTTTTTTATTTTTAATAGATATTGCTAAATCAAGTTGATGGGATTATTGTGTTTAACAAAAGGGATCTCGGAGGGATTATTAAATCCACTGGACTTGTCTTTGGTGATATTGGTACAAGTCCTATTTACACGCTTACGGTTATCTTTCTTCTTACAGCCGTTACACCTGCTAATGTAATAGGAGTTCTGTCTTTAATTGTCTGGACACTTGTGATACTTGTAACCATCGAATATTCCTGGCTTGCTATGAACCTTGGAAAAAAAGGTGAAGGAGGAACTATTGTACTTAAAGAACTCCTTGTTCCTCTACTAAAGCCAGGTAGAAAAGTAGTGATAGTCACAATATTATCATATATTGGTATCTCATTCCTTGTTGGTGATGGCATAATAACACCTGCTATCAGTATACTCAGTGCAGTAGAGGGTATACGGATTATTCAAGGTTTTGAATCCATCAAACAAGAGACTTTGATGCTGATTGCCGGAGTGATTGCAATATGTCTTTTTTCTTTCCAGAAAAAGGGAACTGAAAAGATAGCATGGATATTCGGGCCTTTGATGGTTCTATGGTTTTTAGCTATTGCTCTCTCGGGTATTGTCTCTATTTTTTACACACCATCCGTTCTTAAAGCCATAAATCCATATTATGCTATAAATTTCCTGTTACATCATGGATGGGCAGGATTCTTCGTATTATCTGAAGTTATCCTGTGTGCAACCGGCGGTGAGGCATTATACGCCGACATGGGTCATCTTGGCAGAGAACCGATTCTAAAAGCCTGGAGATTAGTTTTTGTTGCACTGTTATTGTCTTACCTTGGACAAGGAGCATTCCTGATCAGAAATCCAGACTCCCATAACATACTGTATGAGATGATATTTCAACAGGCACATTTTTTGTATGTGCCTTTCTTTATCCTTAGCATCATGGCTACGGTGATAGCTTCCCAGGCTATGATCAGCGGCATGTTTTCAATAGCATATCAGGCAATAACTACCAGAATTGCACCACTTTTTAAAATAGAATATACTTCGGATGTAATTAAATCGCAGATCTATATCAGTTTTGTGAATTGGTTGCTTCTTATTGCTGTACTGTTTGCGATACTTGAGTTTAAGGAATCCAGCAGACTTGCTGCTGCATATGGATTGACTGTTACAGGCACAATGGTAATCACAGGCATAATGATGACCTTTATATTTTACTTCAAAAAACAAGTAGTAAAAACCATTATCTCTATGTGTGTAACATCTGTTGCAATGATTTTTCTCATTTCCAACTCGTACAAATTATCCCATGGAGGTTATTGGTCTCTTTTAATTGCGCTTTTTTGTCTGAGCATGATTCTAATTTATACGAATGGACAACAAAAACTTTATAAGTCTTTATCCCCCATGGACATAAATGTTTTTCTTAAAAAATATAACCTGGCATATCATTTTACAAACAAAATAGAGGGAACAGCCCTCTTTTTTGCCAGGAGCATAAGTAATATTCCCCAGTATATTACACATACTATGTTAGATAATGGGATAGTCTATAAAGATAATATTCTTGTTACTATTGTCATACTTGACAATCCTTTTGGTGTAGCAAGTTTGTTCAAGGAAAAACTTGCGGATGGATTGAGAACATTTGAAATAACAATGGGATATATGGAAGTGATAGACCTTTCAGAGATATTAAAAACTGCGGGAATAGATGAAAAAACAATATTCTACGGAGTTGAAGATATCGTAACTGATAATCCTGCGTGGAAAATATTCTCCATTATGAAAAAAATGTCGCCTTCTTTTGTGCAATTCCATGAACTCTCCCCAGATAAAATTCATGGTGTTGTCACGAGAGTAGAAATGTGAAATTGTCAGACTAGAGTTCTCCGCTTGCTCAGCTTTGCCTTGCAATGCTCGCACCTTAAGCCTTCTATCGTGGCTGGGGCACCGACACGCTCTTTTGAGCGTATCCGTGCTGGGATAGTATGAATCAACTTGCCTTGATGCATCAATACATATATGCACTTATCGGATCAAATACGTCTGGTAGCCTTTGGCAAAAAATATAGGTGCAACATTACTTTGTTGATATAAAAATCCTACTGTATTATATATTACCGCGTCATTTTCTTAAGAGATACCGATGGATACACGCTACAGAAAAATCCGAAACATAATGATTCTTATTTTGTTTCTCAATCTGGCAGTTTCGGTTGCTAAGATCAGCTATGGAATGCTGACAAATACGTTAAGTATGCAATCCGATGGTTATCATTCTTTATTCGATGGTGTTTCCAATATAGTAGGTTTAGTTGGTATTCAAGTAGCCTCCAAGCCACCAGATGCAGAACATCCATACGGACACCGCAAGTTTGAAACATTAGCTTCCGTTTTTATTGCAGTGCTGCTTATATCCGTGGCTCTTAAAATAGTAAGTTCTGCATTTTCCAGGTTTGGCAGCAGTGATGTTCCTGAAGTTACTTTGATAAGCTTCTTGATAATGATAGGAACAATGATGGTCAATTACTTTGTCACAACCTATGAGTATAGAAGCGGAAAGAAACTTCAAAGTGAAGTGCTTATTGCCGATTCGATGCACACTAAAAGTGATATATATGTTTCTCTCTCTGTAATCATTGGGCTCATTGCTATCAAAGCAGGCTTCCCAATAATCGACCCTTTGATTTCTGTTGTCATTGCAGGAGTGATCATACGCGCAGGTTACTCTATCGTCATACAAAGTGCATCTGTGCTATGTGACCAGTCACAGCTTGACCCCGGGGAAATATGTAAGGTAGCCTATTCAATAAAAGGGGTTTTGGAGTGTACAACTATACGAACGAGAGGAGTAGCAGGTAACATATTTATGGATATGAGAATAGGAGTCCGGCATGACCTCTCTATTGTCGAATCAGATTTAATTGCCCACCAAGTTGAAGACAAATTGAAAGAACGTTTCGATGGAGTACAAGATGTAGTCATTCACATAGAGCCCGTTTCAATCGAGCCTGCATCTTAAAGGAAAAAGCATATCAGTACATCTCAGACCATGAATCATAGCTGTATTTGCAGTTGATGCTTCGTTTGCTGTCGGCGATTGGACGACAACGCCTATGCTTAATGAAACAAGATCAGAGTATACAATGAATCAGGTACGCCAAGGTTAATGCGTTGTTTAAAAGAAGAGTTACACAGTGCACTTAAATATTGTGTGACACCTAATTAATAATAATAGGGAAGGTTGGTGATAGATGTGAACTATAAACTAATTATTATATTGTTCTTAACGGTAGTAGTTTTGATCGGGGCGCCTATGGTGGCAGCAAAATCCAGCTACTTGACATCTTTCAATCAGAATTATAATACCGCCGGCACAAAGCTTGATTCATGCAATACCTGTCATATTGCGGGAGAGTCTCTAAACCCTTATGGCAGGGCATCTTCAGCAAATGGAAGAAACTTTGCAGCGATAGAGACTCTTGACTCGGATAATGATGGATTCACTAATACAGAGGAGATCAATGCTTTGACATTTCCGGGAAATCCCGATGATTATCCACAAACCACACCTGTAATGCCAGGTGCAACGACTCCTAACATAACTCAGGAACAGACGGTTACTGAAGTGCCGATGAGCAATATAACTTTGGAGAAACCAACTGCTGAAGTTCCAGCGAACAACACGGCTCAGGAAAAACCAACTACTCAGATACCAGTAAGTAATATAACTGAGACACCCAAGTCTCCGGGATTTGAATCAATGTTTGCATTTGTAGGATTCTTTATTATTGTAGGTCTTCATAGAAAGTATGCCTGAAAACCAATATCTTATAGATGGTTTGTTAATTGTCGGGCTGCCCTTCACCGCTTGCTCAGCTTTGTCTCGCAATGCTCTAACTTTAAGCCCTCTATCGTGGATGGGAATGGGTCAAAGCTGGAACAAAGTAAAAAAAGATCAATACGATATCTTGTCTTTAAGGGTGTAAATCAAGTTCAGGATTTTGTAATCCTGTCATTGACAAAAACCTGGCATTTATAGCTACAATTATAGTGCTAAGGGACATAAGGACAGCTCCAACCGCAGGAGATAGTAATATCCCTTGATTGTACAGTACACCGGCAGCTAGTGGTATTGCCACCACGTTATATCCCGTGGCCCAGAAGAGGTTCTGAAGCATCTTTCTGTAGGTAGCTCGGGAGAGAACGACTATAGAAACAACATCTTTGGGATTGCTTTTGACCAGTATTATATCTGCTGTTTCCACAGCTACGTCGGTCCCTGCTCCTATGGCGATCCCTATGTCCGCTTGGGCAAGAGCAGGAGCATCGTTCACTCCATCTCCGGTCATAGCAACCACAAGACCTCTTGACTGTACCTCTTTCACTTTGGCAGCCTTTTCCTGTGGCAGCACCTCGGCAAAATACTCGTCCAGTCCTATCTCTTCTGCAACCCATCTTGCAACTTGTTCATTATCACCGGTAAGCATCATGCATTTGATTCCAATTTCTTTTAGTGTGGAAATTGCCAGTTTAGATTCTGGTCTGATGATATCAGCCAAGGCAATGGCACCCTTCACTATTCCATCCATCATGACGTAAACAACTGTTTTGCCTTGGGATCTGAGTTTGTCCACAACTTCATTTTCAACGTTAATGCCCTGTTCTCTCAGATATCCAGGGCTAACTACCTTTACTTCCTTTCCTTCTACCATTCCCTGGGCTCCTTTCCCAGGAATGGATAGGAAATCCTCTACATTATACATATCCTCCATTGATGCCGCTATTCCCCTGGCAATGTGATGTTCTGAATTAGCTTCCACAGAAGTGGCATACTTGAGCAGTTCTTTTTCATCCATTGTGGCATCGAAAATAACAGTTTCAGTTATTCCGAACTTGCCCTGTGTCAGCGTACCGGTCTTGTCGAATATAATGGCATTCAGGTTGCGAGCGTTCTCAAAGGCTACTCTGTTCCTGATAAGTAGGCCATTGCGTGCTGCCAGCGCAGAGGATATGGCAACTACCAGAGGAATTGCAAGACCCAGAGCATGAGGACAAGTTATTACCATTACTGTAACAGCTCTTTCCAGGGAAAATGCAAAATTGGCCTGGATAAGCAGAGTCCACACCAACAATGTGAGAGTACCTACACTGAGGGAAATTATAGTAAGCCACTTGGCAGCCCTGTCAGCAAGATCCTGGGTATGAGATTTGCTTTCCTGGGCTTCCCTGACAAGTGCTACTACCTGGGAAAGGAAAGATCCGGCTCCTGTTTTCTTCACTTTGATCTTTATAGCTCCCTCGCCATTGATGGAACCTCCGATGACCTCCTTATCTTTAATTTTGGTAACGGGTTTCGATTCACCTGTAAGCATAGCTTCATTGACAGAGGTATTTCCTTCAACGACCACACCATCCGCCGGGATCTTCTCACCTGGCTTTACAAGCAGCAGGTCACCGGCAATGATCTCTTCCAAAGGAACATCATTAACATTTCCATTTGTATCGACCCGGTGGGCATCAGAAGGTAGCAGCCTTGCCAGTTCTTCAAGTGCCTTTGATGTTCCCATTATAGAGCGCATCTCCAGCCAGTGTCCCAGAAGCATGATATCTATAAGCGTTGCCAGTTCCCAAAAGAAGATCATTCCCATTAGGCCAAACACGACCAGACTGCTGTAGACATATGCAACTGTGATAGCTATAGCTATCAGGGTCATCATACCAGGAGCATGTGAAGTCAGTTCATCCCTGATTCCCTTAAGGAAGGGCCAGCCTCCGTAGAAAAATAGGACCGTAGACAACAAGAATAGTACATAAATGTCTCCGGAGAAACCGGGAACTGTTATCCCTAATGTAAAAAGGAACTCACGGATGATGGGAGACAGTAAAAGCACAGGGATAGTGATGATAATAGAGACAAAAAAGCGTTTCTTGAAATCTTCCACCATCATTGCGTGATGGTTAGTATGTTCGGCGTGTTTAGCCAGTGGACTATGTTCACCACGCTTCATGTCCCCTTGTTCCACATGAGATGGGTGGTGTTCCATTGTCTGCTGCCCCATATCATGCTGCATGTGCTCATGGATTGACATCTCATCATTCCCCATGTGTTCCACCCCGGTTGTCCAGATTTGTTCCCGAAAGTTCTGTCATGACTTCTACCGTTTCTTTGTGATAGGAGTTATAGCTAGAACATTTACTTTATAGAGTCTTAATGTATTCCAAGGTATCATTTAGATCTTTATCAGACATTTGCCATCTTGGCATTGTTGGCGACAGCGACTCTCCGGAAGGTTCCAGGCCGTTTCTGATAGCTGCCCTGATCGCTTCATCGGTAAATGGTGGATTTTCCTCAGTTGTCAATGAAGCGTATGTGATATCAGCAGGTACTGTATATCCCATCATCACAGGTACTCCTCCTTGCCCATCCACACCGTGGCAATTGACACAGCCGCCTCCATGCATGTAGATCCATTGGGGCCCGTAGGATGTAGGTATT
This DNA window, taken from Methanomethylovorans hollandica DSM 15978, encodes the following:
- a CDS encoding copper-translocating P-type ATPase, encoding MGNDEMSIHEHMQHDMGQQTMEHHPSHVEQGDMKRGEHSPLAKHAEHTNHHAMMVEDFKKRFFVSIIITIPVLLLSPIIREFLFTLGITVPGFSGDIYVLFLLSTVLFFYGGWPFLKGIRDELTSHAPGMMTLIAIAITVAYVYSSLVVFGLMGMIFFWELATLIDIMLLGHWLEMRSIMGTSKALEELARLLPSDAHRVDTNGNVNDVPLEEIIAGDLLLVKPGEKIPADGVVVEGNTSVNEAMLTGESKPVTKIKDKEVIGGSINGEGAIKIKVKKTGAGSFLSQVVALVREAQESKSHTQDLADRAAKWLTIISLSVGTLTLLVWTLLIQANFAFSLERAVTVMVITCPHALGLAIPLVVAISSALAARNGLLIRNRVAFENARNLNAIIFDKTGTLTQGKFGITETVIFDATMDEKELLKYATSVEANSEHHIARGIAASMEDMYNVEDFLSIPGKGAQGMVEGKEVKVVSPGYLREQGINVENEVVDKLRSQGKTVVYVMMDGIVKGAIALADIIRPESKLAISTLKEIGIKCMMLTGDNEQVARWVAEEIGLDEYFAEVLPQEKAAKVKEVQSRGLVVAMTGDGVNDAPALAQADIGIAIGAGTDVAVETADIILVKSNPKDVVSIVVLSRATYRKMLQNLFWATGYNVVAIPLAAGVLYNQGILLSPAVGAVLMSLSTIIVAINARFLSMTGLQNPELDLHP
- a CDS encoding DUF475 domain-containing protein, producing the protein MDLLSMIMIVGGLCLFETISSIDNAIINAQVLSTMGEKARRWFLIWGLFFAVFVIRGLLPWVIVWVSTPSLGPIGALTATFSNDPKVIEAIETAAPALLMGGGVFLLFLFLHWLFLEKKNFGICGEPYFMKKGVWFFAIVSIILSVIVWYSLKINYLIAFSAVIGSTAFFITHGFKENAEKSEKDLVQKNMSDMSKIFYLEIIDATFSIDGVIGAFAFTLSVPLIILGNGLGAFVVRELTIGNIDRIQKYMYLKNGAMYSILFLGMFMIMDGFGYHIPSYLSPMATFFIVIYFFYKSKKQLNTAEIDSSCLLKQE
- the larC gene encoding nickel pincer cofactor biosynthesis protein LarC, which codes for MRTLIFDAFSGASGDMILGTLIALGADREKISKIIESAVDVSVRIGEAKKRGISAVDVHIDAAHEEHARHYDDLVDIVINAGLPPRVEHSALAVFDLMAKAESKVHGISLDELHFHEVGQNDALADVIGSCYAMHEIDADAIFCLPINVGGGRVKAAHGSMPVPAPATLEILQLTGLSFYGSGNRELLTPTGAAILGHFALPLENFPRGKILSVGYGAGDADTEDPNVLRSTLINTEDDLSRDSIEVLETNVDDVTGEVLGNLFEKLLSMGARDVAIIPATMKKGRTGHIIKVITKPEHSATLAREIMRETGTLGIRVIPTRHRYTADRRMESVSVLIRGNAYDMPVKIAEDHNGVILHISAEYEDCKRVAKETDLPLKDVIRKVEEEAWNKHGPADLL
- a CDS encoding KUP/HAK/KT family potassium transporter, giving the protein MFNKRDLGGIIKSTGLVFGDIGTSPIYTLTVIFLLTAVTPANVIGVLSLIVWTLVILVTIEYSWLAMNLGKKGEGGTIVLKELLVPLLKPGRKVVIVTILSYIGISFLVGDGIITPAISILSAVEGIRIIQGFESIKQETLMLIAGVIAICLFSFQKKGTEKIAWIFGPLMVLWFLAIALSGIVSIFYTPSVLKAINPYYAINFLLHHGWAGFFVLSEVILCATGGEALYADMGHLGREPILKAWRLVFVALLLSYLGQGAFLIRNPDSHNILYEMIFQQAHFLYVPFFILSIMATVIASQAMISGMFSIAYQAITTRIAPLFKIEYTSDVIKSQIYISFVNWLLLIAVLFAILEFKESSRLAAAYGLTVTGTMVITGIMMTFIFYFKKQVVKTIISMCVTSVAMIFLISNSYKLSHGGYWSLLIALFCLSMILIYTNGQQKLYKSLSPMDINVFLKKYNLAYHFTNKIEGTALFFARSISNIPQYITHTMLDNGIVYKDNILVTIVILDNPFGVASLFKEKLADGLRTFEITMGYMEVIDLSEILKTAGIDEKTIFYGVEDIVTDNPAWKIFSIMKKMSPSFVQFHELSPDKIHGVVTRVEM
- a CDS encoding cation diffusion facilitator family transporter, which translates into the protein MDTRYRKIRNIMILILFLNLAVSVAKISYGMLTNTLSMQSDGYHSLFDGVSNIVGLVGIQVASKPPDAEHPYGHRKFETLASVFIAVLLISVALKIVSSAFSRFGSSDVPEVTLISFLIMIGTMMVNYFVTTYEYRSGKKLQSEVLIADSMHTKSDIYVSLSVIIGLIAIKAGFPIIDPLISVVIAGVIIRAGYSIVIQSASVLCDQSQLDPGEICKVAYSIKGVLECTTIRTRGVAGNIFMDMRIGVRHDLSIVESDLIAHQVEDKLKERFDGVQDVVIHIEPVSIEPAS